Proteins found in one Paenibacillus borealis genomic segment:
- a CDS encoding SDR family oxidoreductase, whose amino-acid sequence MTQPLQGKVAIVTGSSRGIGRSVAERLAEQGASVIINYSSSPAQADEVVQAIQAGGGTAAALQADISKPAQIEQLFKDTKALYGKIDIVVNNAGIMMNSLIGEATEEQFDKQFAINVKGTYFSCQQAFYHLEQGGRIINFSTSVNGQMFPAYSIYAGTKGAVEQFTRQLAKEFGSKGITINAVAPGPVATELFLEGKSEAVLEGLKKGNAFGRLGQPEDIAGVVSFLAGEGSGWITGQTLRVNGGFI is encoded by the coding sequence ATGACACAACCATTGCAAGGCAAGGTAGCTATTGTTACCGGATCATCAAGAGGAATCGGGCGGAGTGTTGCTGAGCGGCTGGCGGAGCAGGGAGCTTCTGTCATCATCAACTATTCGAGCAGTCCCGCCCAGGCGGATGAGGTAGTGCAGGCCATCCAGGCGGGCGGCGGAACAGCGGCAGCCCTGCAGGCAGACATCAGCAAGCCGGCCCAAATTGAACAGCTGTTCAAGGATACCAAGGCGCTCTACGGGAAGATCGATATCGTGGTCAACAATGCGGGGATTATGATGAATTCCCTGATCGGAGAAGCTACTGAGGAGCAATTCGACAAGCAGTTCGCCATCAACGTTAAAGGCACCTACTTCTCCTGCCAGCAGGCCTTCTATCACCTGGAGCAGGGCGGGCGTATCATTAACTTCTCCACTTCCGTCAACGGACAGATGTTCCCGGCCTACAGCATTTATGCCGGCACCAAAGGTGCGGTTGAACAATTCACCCGCCAGCTTGCCAAGGAATTCGGCAGCAAAGGAATCACCATCAATGCCGTAGCTCCGGGACCTGTTGCCACAGAATTGTTCCTGGAGGGCAAATCCGAAGCCGTGCTGGAAGGACTGAAGAAGGGCAATGCCTTCGGACGCCTGGGCCAGCCGGAGGATATTGCCGGCGTGGTCAGCTTCCTGGCCGGAGAAGGCTCCGGCTGGATTACCGGCCAGACCCTCCGCGTTAATGGCGGATTTATCTGA